Within the Erigeron canadensis isolate Cc75 chromosome 6, C_canadensis_v1, whole genome shotgun sequence genome, the region TTAATGGTTCTTTATGAGAATATTGGGTCTTTGATTTTTTTGTCTGACTGATGGTTCCTACTTTAAGCTAACCATTTtgcttttatttattgttacCTACTTTTCCGTTTGAATTTAATGTTGAATTTCACCTGTCCTGCTTCATAGGGTGTGAGCTACAACTTGTTTGCAGATAATTTCTTGCATCTGATTATTAGTTTTAGTATTTGCATTTGAGCAAAccacatatataaactttttccAGGGAATGGAGACATTTCGACCACCCGGAAAACTGTCCAAAACAGGTCTGCGAGTGACGTCTTCACCGAGAAAAATTTGGTGTGTAACTCTCTATATAGTTATTGGACATGATTTTAAGTTATGAATGCTATCgtattttatatttgtacatattCTGCATTGTATTTGCAATGTACTCAACTGAATATTGATTGGTAATTGTAGTTGGCATTTGAAGTTGGGCAAGCATCTGCTAAACAAGTTTATGGAACGTCCATGAAGACATTGTTAGCGAAAGAAATGTCGAATGAAACTGCAGCTAAAAAGCGGTCACCAAGTCTTATAGCTAAATTGATGGGTTTAGATGGACTGCCATCTCCCCAACCTGTTCACAAGCAGCAAAGGAAGGTGTCAGACAACTCTCAAAAGAGTAGCGTTAAAAAGAATGAGAAGCTGGGCAGTTATCAGTTGGATAAGAAGACTTCAATGGAACAGCAACATTTCAAAGATGTTTATGAAGATCCAGAAGCGTCACATGTTGCAAATCGTCTATACTCGTCACCGTTGAGTGCAAAAAGGAGGTCCACGAAACAGGAATTGGGATACATCCAAGAAAGATGCGATGAAATGCTTAGGGAGTCGATtgctattaaaaataaacttgaaaGGGTAGATTCCAACTCGGACTTGATGTTAAGTTATCTGCACAAAGATCAGCAAGAGATCTCATTTGGTTCTCCCTGCAACCaaataacacttttaaaacCAGCAAGTTATGTCAGACATACACACCATGGCAAAAGGTTGAAAGAAGCAAACGAAATGTTAAATTATCATGTTCCCGTTACTTATCAAAGAAACGAGGATGTGCTTTTAGACTACTCTTATCACCATACTACTAACCCTCGTAGATCGTCCAGATATCAGGTAGAAAGGAAAGATACAAGTGTCATTTCTCCAACAAGAATTGTAGTCCTTAAGCCAAATCTTGTTAAGATTTACGATGATCAGGATCTGGTTCATTCTTCTGATGAATATAGGGGAAATAGAGAATCAAGTGAAGTCAGGTCTTCTAGGTACAAGTCAAGAGAAGCAAGAGAGATTGCAAGGCATATTACTAGTCAAATGAAAGAGGGTTTTGAAGGGGGGCATGTTAACTTATTTGATTCTGGGTATAGAGGATATGGAAGTGCTTTTGCTAGTGAATCAGAAGTGATGGCAATTTCTTCCAGAAGTTCCTTTGACCGGCCCAGGCGTTCACCATCTGAATCCGCTGTGATTAGGGAGGCAAAGAAGAGAATGTCTCGTAGGTGGAAGACTCACGGATATCAAGATGTGGGAATGGTTGGCAAGGGCAGCACATTGAAAGAAATGCTATCTGTTCCAAACAATGAAATGAGGCATGATAAAACTGGATCAGTGGTGAGTCCAGTTGGGGTTGGTGATGAATATGATTGGAGAGAAGAATATCTAAGAAGTACATCAAGATCAAGACCTGTCCCTCCATCTTCCTGCTACCAAAGTCATACTACAAACAATTATCAGGAAGCTCATGTTGAGGAAAAGATAATGGTACATAACGAGCAGTCTAATCGAACTAAAAGTAAGGGAATAAAGGGCAATTGTAAACGCAGAGAAGATTCACGATCCAAGAGTTCAAGAAACGGTAAAAGTAGTCAGTCCTCCCTACATTGCAATGCCTGCAATCCCAAATTTGATAATAGTGTACCAGAAAACCACTACAGCCGAAAACCTACTACTACTTGTTTTGAGAACGAAGATGCTGCTGAAGAAGAGTCGCTAATTCGCGATATTCATGAAGCTACCACAAATGAAGCTTCTTTTGTTGATGTGGTCAGGGTACCTTCTGAATCTACTACCAATGAGCTGATAGAAGATGCAGATTCCTCTGCTGCTGATGAAGATACTTCAAATTCACAGGTATATTGTGAAACACGTATTTAGTTAGTCAATCTATACATTTCTTTTAAATGAACATACGCAAATCAAGTAGTTTATTTGCCATTTCAAGGAAGTTAGTAATTGATTGCAAATTCACAGGGTACTGTCTCCATTCAGCTTTCTGGACCCGAGCCTGACCCAGAATCTTCTGAAGGCTCGAAGGAAATTGAAGTTGACCAACATGGTCAAATATCGGTGTCGGAAGTTCCTCTTGCAGAAGATGTATCATCAGGTTCTGATTGCTTTGAGAGAGTCAGTTCTCAGCTTCTTGGTACCTACTAAATTATTTCACCTTAAGTGTTTTTTAAACCTACTTTTCTTTTGCtcaatttttgttaatttacttttttgccCACGTACTTAGAGCTCAGAAAACAACTTCATCTGCTGAAAATGGAGTCAGGATCAACTTATGACAGTCCAAATGATGAAGAAATCGAACAAGGATCATCCTTTAGTGCCTCTGAGTCAGACAACTGGGAATCTAGTTACCTGACTGATGTCCTACAAAGTTCCAGTTTCTACGATCATGAACCACTTACGTTCATGACTACTTGGTATTTAGTTGACTATCCCAGAGATACTTGGTTATTTGATCATCTTGAAAAGAAATACTCCCAAGATCCAACAGTTTCAAAACCTGAAAGACGATTATTTCATGATCGTATACACGAAGCATTGTGTGATATTACTAAGACCATGATATCATGCTCATGGGTCAACCCAGGTAAAAGAGGAATCCAGATCACATTGACCGAAACCGGGTTTGAAGATCAGCTGCAGAAGGTGCTTACCAAGCAAGAAAAAGATGCAAGTATGGATTTTGAGGAAATGTCCATTGACAAGGATCATGAGTGGTTGGAACCAGTGGACGAAATAGATGTTGTTGGCAGACAAATTGCAGATGTGTTGTTAAAGGAGTTAGTACTAGAAATTGTATGCATATAGTTTGTTAGTCGCGGTGTAGTTGTAGCCGGTAGACATTAGAACCACGGTATCTGAACGAAATAATGGGAAAACAAGAAAACATTTTGAAAGATAAACCAAGTTTAGGTGATGAAAGAATTTGGTACTTTTGTGGTTACAATCTGTTTGTATGATATTGTAGGTGACTTTAAACACTCTTTATAATTACATCCATTACATGTATCAGTTATATTTACCATCCCATTTTGTAGCATGAGAATATTTATTTCCTTTTATATCCACACAATTTCATTCTTCTGGTTCAGTTGGTATGAGGCCATGTGAACTATTGTTATTAAACGAAAGTGTAGGAAGATAAACAAATCCGACCTTAGCTCAGTTGGTAGAGCGGAGGACTGTAGTGGGAAACATCTCGAAGCCATCCTTAGGTCGCTGGTTCGAATCCGGCAGGTcggacatttgtttttttttgttacatggTAACATTCTGTCTATGTTTTTCTGAGGAAGATTTATCATAAACAAATAACAACAGAGatgataaaaagaaattttgtCTAGACACTGTTTTGCTTCGATACTACGCATACTTCTAGGAAGTCGTTTATAACTTAAATTTAGAGTAGAATTCTGATAACGATGTCAATATGTCATAAGAGGATATGTTTAATTGATTATTATTTCCCCGATAACAAGTTATTTATAACTACTTATGCCAATTGTGTTGATTACATTCATACAATCatacatttattaaaacaatgagctaaatatagttttatactTTGTGCATTTTAATGGGCGAGATCATCGTATATTCGTATCTAAACCATAtttctttaaatccaaaacacaaaagaaaaaagaaaagaaggatCCAAGTTGGCGACTTTTGGAATTATCGCTTGTAAATATAGCTAAAGTTTGAATGATCGAACGCCCCTAGATGAAAAAAGATGCACAACCTATTAAACGACTAACTTATAAACCTCATACTCCACGAATAAAGATTAGATATTGTTGCTGTTTTTGTGATTGAATAGATATTGTTGTTGTATTGGTATTTCTTTCTGAATAATGTGGTATAGTATATAAAGCCGAACAAAAGTAGGCTCATCCACAGTTGTAAGCCCTATTGGCTTTGGCTCTCCGGGTTAAGAATATGTAAGAGTTATTTATcgtttttataaattttcaagtaaaataaatgataaatcgaTCTTGATTCTGTTCCTTCTAAACATAAGAGTTATTCAAGTGCGAGACATCCAAATTCCAAAGGCCATTATTGAAGTGGATACTCAATGGCTTCAATTATAAGAATATCTTCGGTATAAAACtcacatataacaaaaataaagaataagGTTTTATATTGAGTCGGATTTCTCTGACTTATAGTGAGTTTTCCTAGTTAGGTAGTCTTCATTTCATATATTCGAGAAATAAAAAGATGGACTAGTGGTCAATGAGTAACCCAACTAAGTACTAACATTTATAAAAAGGTCGTGATATTAATACAATGGAATTTAGCCATCTTCAATAATTGTATAAATTGTAATGCACATAATATAATTGAATGATGCAGATT harbors:
- the LOC122605532 gene encoding uncharacterized protein LOC122605532 yields the protein MERDKRRKSKIPCLFGGNGDISTTRKTVQNRSASDVFTEKNLLAFEVGQASAKQVYGTSMKTLLAKEMSNETAAKKRSPSLIAKLMGLDGLPSPQPVHKQQRKVSDNSQKSSVKKNEKLGSYQLDKKTSMEQQHFKDVYEDPEASHVANRLYSSPLSAKRRSTKQELGYIQERCDEMLRESIAIKNKLERVDSNSDLMLSYLHKDQQEISFGSPCNQITLLKPASYVRHTHHGKRLKEANEMLNYHVPVTYQRNEDVLLDYSYHHTTNPRRSSRYQVERKDTSVISPTRIVVLKPNLVKIYDDQDLVHSSDEYRGNRESSEVRSSRYKSREAREIARHITSQMKEGFEGGHVNLFDSGYRGYGSAFASESEVMAISSRSSFDRPRRSPSESAVIREAKKRMSRRWKTHGYQDVGMVGKGSTLKEMLSVPNNEMRHDKTGSVVSPVGVGDEYDWREEYLRSTSRSRPVPPSSCYQSHTTNNYQEAHVEEKIMVHNEQSNRTKSKGIKGNCKRREDSRSKSSRNGKSSQSSLHCNACNPKFDNSVPENHYSRKPTTTCFENEDAAEEESLIRDIHEATTNEASFVDVVRVPSESTTNELIEDADSSAADEDTSNSQGTVSIQLSGPEPDPESSEGSKEIEVDQHGQISVSEVPLAEDVSSGSDCFERVSSQLLELRKQLHLLKMESGSTYDSPNDEEIEQGSSFSASESDNWESSYLTDVLQSSSFYDHEPLTFMTTWYLVDYPRDTWLFDHLEKKYSQDPTVSKPERRLFHDRIHEALCDITKTMISCSWVNPGKRGIQITLTETGFEDQLQKVLTKQEKDASMDFEEMSIDKDHEWLEPVDEIDVVGRQIADVLLKELVLEIVCI